The genomic interval GCAACGGCTTTGATTTTCTCCGCAAGGAGCCTTTTGCCTTTGGCCACAAGCACCGGGGCGCGCATTTTCCCCCGCTCGTACCGCAAGGCACAGGCTACATGCACCGGGTTTGTCACCACGACTTGAGCCTTGGGGACCTCCTGCATCATCCTCCGGCGGGCGAGCTCCCTCTGGCGGGCCCGAAGGCGGGATTTCACGAGGGGGTCACCTTCAGTCCGTCGGTACTCCTCCTTGAGCTCCTCACGGGTCATACGGATGTTCCGCTCGTACTCGAAGCGCTGGTAGAAGAGGTCGAAAAACCCCACCCCCAGGAAGAGACCCCCAAGGTAAAGCCCGAGCTTGCGTGTCAGCCCCCCTGCTACTTTGAGGGCTTCCCCAAGCTCCATGTTGAGGAGGTCCCCAAAAAGAGGAAGTGACCCCCGAAGGACCGCATAGGCCAGGAGAACCCCAAGGAAGGTCTTGAGAGAGACTTTGAGGAACTCCACTGCGGTGCGAAGGGAAAAAAGGCGCACCATGCCCTGGATGGGGTTCACCACCTCAAAGCGAGGACGCAACCGCTCAAAGGAGAACACAAACCCTGTCTGCATAAAGCCAAGGAAAAGCCCCAGAAGGAGCGCCACCCCCACGAAAGGCGCCACGGCCCGGAGAAAGTACGAACCCCCAAGGCGGAGGATATGATTCACCCAGGAGTAATCAGGAGAAGCAGGAATCTTCTCGGTCCAGAGGACAAAGAAGCACTCCTGAAGCCTCAAAGCAAAAGAGGGCAAAAGTGCGGAAAGAACGAGAAAGAGGGCGAGAAAGTGGAAACCGCTCGCAAAATCCACACTTATCGGAACCTGTCCTTTCCTGCGGAGCTCCTCCCGGCGCCTTGGCGTCGGGGCTTCGGTCTTTTCCTGTGCCGGCATCACCACTCCCCCAAGTTTCCTTGATAAAAAATCTTGCCAGGTTTAAGGACCCCGGAGGAAGTGGAAGAAGCTCCGGATAAAGAGCTCCACAACGCCCTCAAAGAGGGGAAGAAGGTAAGGAAGTGTCGCAAGGGCAATGAAAAAGCCAATGCCCACGTTGAGGGGAAGGCCGACGATGAAAACGTTCATTTGAGGAATGGCTCGGGAGAGAATGGCAAGGGTGAGATTGGCAAGGAAAAGGGCAACGATAATCGGAGCTCCAAGGCGCAGGGCAAGGAGCATCACTTCCCCCACAAGACGCACGAAAGAAGGCGCAAGGTCCGTCCGAACAACAAATCCCCCGGGAGGGACAAGGGTAAACGACCGCACGAACCCCTCAATCGTCAAACGGTATCCCCCAATCCCAAGGTAGTACATGGTGGCAAGGAGGAGGTAGAACTGCCCCATTACCGAAGCCCCAAGACCTGAGAGAGGGTCCACGACGTTCACGTAGCTAAAGCCCATCTGGAAGTCGATGATCTCTCCCGCAATCTGAATGGACGAAAAGACGAGGTTGGCGACAATGCCGAAGGTGATGCCGAAGAGCATTTCCCTGAAAAGAGCCACAAGGTACGCCCAGGAAACCGAGGAGAAAACCGGCGCTCCTTCCCGCACCAGGGGAAGGCAAAGGAGGGCAAGGAGTGCAGAGAAGCCAATCTTCACCTGAGGGGGGATGAGACGGCTCTGGAAAATCGGGGCAACGAGGAAAAGCCCCAGAGCACGCATCATAAGAAGGATGAAAAGGAAGAAATCGCTGAAGGAAACGAACATCTCCCTTCACCGAAAGAGGGCAGGAAGGTTCCAGAAGAGCTCCCGGGCAAAGTCAAGGAGGGTGCGGGCCATCCAGGGACCAAGGAGCGCCCCGATGACAAGGACCGCGAGGATTTTGGGCACGAAAGTCAGGGTGAGCTCGTGAATCTGGGTTACCGCCTGGAAGATGCTCACGAGAATTCCCACAAGGAGAGCCACCCCAAGGACAGGAAGGGCTATCTTGAGCACCACAAGGAGCGCTTCATTCCCAATGGTGAAAACGAGTTCTTCGGTCATAGGCCTCACCGAAAGCTCAGCACAAGTCCCCGGGTGATGAGTGCCCAACCGTCAACAAGGACAAAGAGGAGAATCTTGAAAGGAAGGGAAATGAGAACCGGTGGGAGCATCATCATTCCCATGGACATGAGGATACTTGCCACCACCATGTCGATGATGAGGAAGGGAACGTAGATGAGGAAACCCATGGTGAAGGCGGCTTTGAGCTCACTCACGATGAAGGCAGGGATAAGAACATGCGTTGGGATGTCGTCTTGGTTTTCCGGACGGGGCAATCCGGAAAGGGACACCATGAGGGCAAGGTCTTTCTCTTCCGTTTGCCGAAACATGAACTCCCGTAAAACCCCAATGCCCCGTTCTAAGGCTTCCCTCTGGGAGATTTTCCCTTCAAAGTAGGGGGTAAGAGCTTCGCTCTGAATCCGGGAAAAGGTCGGTGCCATGACGAAAATGGTGAGGAAAAGGGCAAGGCCGACGAGCACCGGAGTTGGAGGAATCTGCTGGGAACCCAGGGCATTCCGCACAAAGCCCAGAACAACCACGATTCGGGTAAAGGAAGTCACCATGACAAGGAAAGCCGGAGCAAGGCTCAAAACGGTAAGAAGAAGGAGAATCTGGAGGGATAGGGCAAAGTCCTGGGGTGTTCCTTCCCCTGGGGGCTCAATGGTGATTCGAGGGAACACCGGAAACTGAATCTCCTGAGCCCATCCCCGGGAGAGCCCCACAAAGAGAAGGACTCCGCAGAGGACAGCAACCCAGACTTTAACTTTTCGGCGGCGGCTTCCGGAAGATTCGCTCAAGGTATCCGGAAAATCCCTCTTCCTTGGGCTGTTCCACGAGATCTTCCACATCGAGCTCGGCAACCTCCCGGACGACATTTCCTGAATGGGCAAGAACAATCACCCGTTTCCCCACCTCAACGAGGTACAGTGTGAGGTTTCCCCGAACCGGTAAAGCATCAAGAAGCCGCATGTAACGGGATGCGGCAAAGCGAATGGCCCCTCCCGAGTACCGGCGCAAAAGATACGATGTCCCCCAGAGAATCCCTGCCACCACAAGGAAAGCCAAGAAGAAGCGAAGAATGCTCACACCCTCTGTCCAGGTGGGAGGAGGGGTAACCTCCATCATATCCGTGTCTCCCGAATGCTCCGCATCCGCTCTTCAGGGCTCACAATTTCCGTAATCCGGATTCCGAAGTTCTCCTCGATAACCACAACCTCTCCCCGGGCAAAGAGGACGTCGTTCACGTAGAGGTCAACCGGCTCGCCGGCGAGCTTATCAAGCTCAATAATCGACCCGGGCCCCAGGTCGAGAATCTCCCGCACCGAAAGCCTGGTTCTCCCAAGCTCCACAACGAGAGGAAGGGTAACGTCAAAGAGGAGCTCGAGATTCCCCCGCCCCTGAGGTTCGCTCTTTCTCTTGAATTCTGCAAACTCCACCGGCTGCGCTTTGACTTTTGCCTTCTCCTCCTTTTCCTCTCTCTTCGGCTCTTCCTGAAATTGCGACTTCTCCGAAGAAACAGAAACCGGCTCCTCTTTCGGGAGGAGGAAGTTTGCTATCTCCCGGGCAAAGGAGAGAGGGATAATCTGGAGCATGGTGCTGTCGATGACGTCCTCAATCCCCAGGCGGAAATGGACAACGACGAAAAAGGGCTCCTTCTGCTCCTCAAGCCAGGTCCGCTCAACAGCCTCTGCGTCCTGCCAGATGGTTTCAGGAGGGGAGATATTGATTCTCCGGCCCAGGAAATCGGACATCGCCGTGCAGGCAGAACCCATCATCTGGTTCATGGCTTCCGAAATTGCGCTCACCTCAAGCTCCCCAAGTTCCTCCGGAAGCCCACTCTTCCCATCCCCACCCATCATGAGGTTAACCATAACTTTGGCATCCTCTTCCTTCACAAAGAGGACGTTCTCACCCTGGAGCCCCTCCTGGTACACTACCCGGACCAAGAGATGGCGTTCTGGAAAAAGCTCAGGAACCTTTTCCTTCGCAACGACCTCAACCTGGGGAACGGTAATTTCCACCCTTTTGCCCAGAAGACCACTGAGGGCCGTGGCAGCCGACCCCATGGAGATATTCCCCAGTTCCCCGATAACGTCCCGCTCTTCAAGGCGCAAAATTTCCTCTTTCATACCCCTTCCTCCTCAACGTACTCCGTAACCTTTACGGCCAAACGTCGGCCGCTCCGCCCCGGCACTCCCCGCATCTTCACCCGCTTCCCCACGTAAATCTCAAGAGGGTCTTCAACCCTCCGTTCAAGGACGAGCACATCCCCCACCTCAAGGGCTAAGAGATCCCGAAGACGGAGGTGAGCTTCTCCAAGCTTCACCCACACCGGAAGCTTCACCCGCTCAATCCAGTACCGGATGTTCTCCTGGGCTTTCGCATCATGGCTCCTTCGAGAGGCAAACCACAAAGAGGCGCTGAGCTTCTGCGCTATCGGTTCCACCACGATGTAAGGAATGCAAATTGTCATAACCCCACTTAGCTCTCCCATCTCAATCTCAAAGGAGAAGAGGACCACCATGTCGTTTCCTGAGACAATCTGGACGAACTCTAAGTTCGACTCCAGAGTCTCCACTCGAGGGTCCACCTGGTGAATGTTCGTCCAGGCCTCCTTGAAGGCGCTCATGAGCCGCTCGACAACTTCAAGCATGACGCGGTTTTCTATCTCCGTGAGGGGACGGAGATTCCNNNNNNNNNNNNNAAGGAGCCGATCAATCATCAAGAACACCACATCAAGGCTCACCTGAAGGACACATCGTCCCTCAAGGGGTGGGATGGAGAAAACGCAGACGAACGTGGGGTTCGGCACAGAACGAACGAACTCGTCGTAGGTGAGCTGGTCCACCGAAACGAGGTTAATCTGGAGGCGGCTCCGCAAAAAACCTGCAAGATTCGTTGCTCCAAGGCGGGCAAAGGTGGAGAAAATCATGTGGAACGTCCGGATTTGGTCCTTCGAGAACTTCTCCGGACGGCGAAAGTCGTAAACTTTGAGGCGAACCTCGGGTTTTGCCTCTTCCTTTACCTTCTCTGCCTCGGTAGCTCCAGAGCTCAAAGCCTGAAGCAGCGCATCTATTTCTTCCTGGGAGAGAATCTCGCCCATGGAACACCTCACCTACTGCATGACAAAGTCAAGGAAGAACACCTTTTCTACTTCTCCCGCAGTGAGCATTTCGTTGATACGCTCCGCAATGAGACTCTTCAAGCGTTCTTTGCCCTCCGGAGTTGCAAGGTCTTCTGAGGTCTGGGCGCTGAGAATCATGATGATGGCGTCCCGAACCTCCACGCTCTTTTTACGGAGCTCGTCTTTGGCTTTCTGATTCGAGAGGGCAACACTTATCACCGCCTTGAGGTAGCGAAGGTTATCCTTGTCCGCGAGGTTCACGAGGAAATTCCCCTCAAAGGTGTAGATGATGGGTTCCTTAGCCCTCGCTTTCTTTGGAGCATCTTCCCCTCGGGAAGCCAAAAAGCCACTCTGCTTTAAGAAGGTATATCCCATGAAGCCCACCATCGCAAGCACAAGGACAAGGAGGATGCTCTTCAGGGAAAATCCCTTTTTCGCTTCTTTTGTTTCCTCGGCAACTTCTTCACTTCTTTTTGCCATATCCTCTCCTCCTATTCCTCTCGGAGAATAACCACTTCAACCCTTCGGTTCTTCCGCCGGTTCTCTTCACTGGTGTTTGGAACAAGAGGCCGGTACTCTCCATATCCTACCGCAATGAGCCGCTCCGGGGGAATACCCTGCTTCTCCACCA from Candidatus Caldatribacterium sp. carries:
- the flhB gene encoding flagellar biosynthesis protein FlhB, producing MPAQEKTEAPTPRRREELRRKGQVPISVDFASGFHFLALFLVLSALLPSFALRLQECFFVLWTEKIPASPDYSWVNHILRLGGSYFLRAVAPFVGVALLLGLFLGFMQTGFVFSFERLRPRFEVVNPIQGMVRLFSLRTAVEFLKVSLKTFLGVLLAYAVLRGSLPLFGDLLNMELGEALKVAGGLTRKLGLYLGGLFLGVGFFDLFYQRFEYERNIRMTREELKEEYRRTEGDPLVKSRLRARQRELARRRMMQEVPKAQVVVTNPVHVACALRYERGKMRAPVLVAKGKRLLAEKIKAVAREHGVPIVENREVAWDLYRFCEIGQEIPQFLYRAVAEILAFVYRLQAERGRKL
- the fliR gene encoding flagellar biosynthetic protein FliR, with amino-acid sequence MFVSFSDFFLFILLMMRALGLFLVAPIFQSRLIPPQVKIGFSALLALLCLPLVREGAPVFSSVSWAYLVALFREMLFGITFGIVANLVFSSIQIAGEIIDFQMGFSYVNVVDPLSGLGASVMGQFYLLLATMYYLGIGGYRLTIEGFVRSFTLVPPGGFVVRTDLAPSFVRLVGEVMLLALRLGAPIIVALFLANLTLAILSRAIPQMNVFIVGLPLNVGIGFFIALATLPYLLPLFEGVVELFIRSFFHFLRGP
- the fliQ gene encoding flagellar biosynthesis protein FliQ, whose product is MTEELVFTIGNEALLVVLKIALPVLGVALLVGILVSIFQAVTQIHELTLTFVPKILAVLVIGALLGPWMARTLLDFARELFWNLPALFR
- the fliP gene encoding flagellar type III secretion system pore protein FliP (The bacterial flagellar biogenesis protein FliP forms a type III secretion system (T3SS)-type pore required for flagellar assembly.); translated protein: MLLLLTVLSLAPAFLVMVTSFTRIVVVLGFVRNALGSQQIPPTPVLVGLALFLTIFVMAPTFSRIQSEALTPYFEGKISQREALERGIGVLREFMFRQTEEKDLALMVSLSGLPRPENQDDIPTHVLIPAFIVSELKAAFTMGFLIYVPFLIIDMVVASILMSMGMMMLPPVLISLPFKILLFVLVDGWALITRGLVLSFR
- a CDS encoding flagellar biosynthetic protein FliO, yielding MMEVTPPPTWTEGVSILRFFLAFLVVAGILWGTSYLLRRYSGGAIRFAASRYMRLLDALPVRGNLTLYLVEVGKRVIVLAHSGNVVREVAELDVEDLVEQPKEEGFSGYLERIFRKPPPKS
- the fliY gene encoding flagellar motor switch phosphatase FliY; the encoded protein is MKEEILRLEERDVIGELGNISMGSAATALSGLLGKRVEITVPQVEVVAKEKVPELFPERHLLVRVVYQEGLQGENVLFVKEEDAKVMVNLMMGGDGKSGLPEELGELEVSAISEAMNQMMGSACTAMSDFLGRRINISPPETIWQDAEAVERTWLEEQKEPFFVVVHFRLGIEDVIDSTMLQIIPLSFAREIANFLLPKEEPVSVSSEKSQFQEEPKREEKEEKAKVKAQPVEFAEFKRKSEPQGRGNLELLFDVTLPLVVELGRTRLSVREILDLGPGSIIELDKLAGEPVDLYVNDVLFARGEVVVIEENFGIRITEIVSPEERMRSIRETRI
- a CDS encoding flagellar basal body-associated FliL family protein; this translates as MAKRSEEVAEETKEAKKGFSLKSILLVLVLAMVGFMGYTFLKQSGFLASRGEDAPKKARAKEPIIYTFEGNFLVNLADKDNLRYLKAVISVALSNQKAKDELRKKSVEVRDAIIMILSAQTSEDLATPEGKERLKSLIAERINEMLTAGEVEKVFFLDFVMQ